A window of Aliarcobacter trophiarum LMG 25534 contains these coding sequences:
- the rpsT gene encoding 30S ribosomal protein S20: protein MANHKSSEKRARQTLVKTIRNRFYKTRIKNITKDVITAVESADKEKAVVAMKVANKYLHHCVSKGILAKGTASRKVSRLQLKVNAI, encoded by the coding sequence ATGGCAAATCATAAATCTTCTGAGAAGAGAGCTAGACAAACATTAGTAAAAACTATAAGAAATAGATTTTACAAAACAAGAATTAAAAACATCACTAAAGATGTTATAACAGCAGTAGAAAGTGCTGATAAAGAAAAAGCAGTAGTTGCTATGAAAGTTGCAAATAAATACTTACATCACTGTGTTTCAAAAGGTATTTTAGCAAAAGGTACAGCTTCTAGAAAAGTAAGCAGACTTCAATTAAAAGTTAATGCTATATAA